The Eleginops maclovinus isolate JMC-PN-2008 ecotype Puerto Natales chromosome 18, JC_Emac_rtc_rv5, whole genome shotgun sequence genome segment TTGTTTGAAATAATGgtagtaaaaaagaaagatccAGTGAGGGGTGGTGATACTTTTGTCAATATTCCCATTATGCAGCATAGTCAAATTTAATCACCCAGATTCACAAAGtcatttcagaaatgtatttcaaagtCATTATTTAATAAGACAATGTACAAAAATATTGACGCTGATACAGCAGGCGTAGCGTTGTGGTAAGTGGTAGGTAGGAACAATTAACAAGGAACAATATTGTAAATTATATCAAGTATTGGTACGTCTTGGGTTGTGTCATATCCCAATTTGGTAAGAATATTCCTTCTGCAATCAACATAAAGACAGATTGATATTTTGTGTTGGAATCCAGAACCAATGTTTCTCAAATCTAAACAAATACTGTATTCCCAACATGGCTTTGAGGCTAACAGAGATGAGACAGTTGTCAGTTATCTGTTGTAACTGTTCTTAAAGAAGCCCAATGTTTGGCACATTGTCATTGTGTTGTTTAAACCTCCAAGTCAATGCACCGTTAATTTATATGGTTACTATTTCCACTTAAGACTGTTAACGTAGTACTGTTCCTAAGTGCAGTGGAAAGAGAAAGCATTGGGAAGTCtgtgtaaagtaaagtaaagtgtCGGGGGTATCTGTTAGAAGGAAGCTAAAATCTAAAGCAGGAAGAGTTTTAGGGGTTAAAGGGGAGTTGTAGTGGACCGGTTAAACTAACAGTCTGTAAGAAGGTGTAAGGGGCTGAGGAGGTTACTGGTATCTGTCTCAGTGATTTTACATGATCTGCCGGGGTCTTCCATAGCTCATGCCTTCCTGACTGGCTCCCTGATTGGACCCCATCTGTAGGCCAATCACGTTTTTGCCCGCCTTCATCTGGTCATCTGAGAAATCTCGCTTGTTCTCCTGGGCTTTCCTGCAACATGTCATTAAAAATGTCTCTGAGTTAATCGACCTAAACAGCTGATGGTAATTGGCGGTGGTTAGATAATGCATATGACACTCACTTGAAAAACCAGTTAGCCTCTCCTTTGTATGTGCCTTCTTCCTTAGTGATGGCCAAGCTGCCCAGAGCTGACAGAGTCCTCTGCACCGCAGCCAGATCCTtacctgtccacacacacacatatagctAGGATTATTAACCCAGTGGGCAAGGCATTTTTAAGTGCATTGTCTATCAAAGCATTCTCTCTTCCACCATATCAGGAGACATCTTACACCAAACTAAAtgaccatttgtttttttataaatcagctACTCACACTGCTTTTTTTTGCTTGCTTTCATGACAAACCAAGTATAAAAAAGACTGAACAATGGGGTGAATGGAGTCCTTGTTAACAGCACGAGCAAAACTGtataaaaacatctgtttacaaacTTCCAGACAACTTATGAGGTATAATCAAAGTCTCATTTGTTCAGTTCTGTGCTCACTATGTGTGCCAAAACCCTACTACTTAAATCACTTTCAGACATACAGTCTCGCACGCGCAGTGGTAAATCGTTTTTAGcacaaaacaatgtgttttaacAAGTATTGAGCATAGGAATGGATAACTGAGACTTGGATTACACTGCATGAGTTATTCATTTTGCTAAGGATATctttacagtttaatttaattcatcaagacttttctctgtttcttgaTTCCTTGTTCAACGTTGAAGCATGcaagtaaaacaacattttcatcaACAATTTCAGCTAACAAGGGGTGATCAAGAAGAATTTGAACCCAAGCCAAGTCTTGTCTTCTGGCATTACATGTTTGCAGTAACCGAGGAATAAAGACAATGAACCCCTCTTACCTTCCCAAAGGTCCACGGTCTGGAACATGTCAGTCTTGGTGACGCCATACTTCTCGGCAGCATTGAGGAACTGGGAGATCTGCTCCATCTGTTTGAAGGCTGCGGGTGAGCTTTGGATCTTCTTCACAGGTTTCTCCCCGGAGAAAAGAGTGTTAATCAGTTCACTCAGAACCTGGGGAGACCAGATAGAGTGACAGAGGGTACAAGAAAAGGTAGACAAAGAAGGGAGTATAAGAAGCAGAGGcattaaaaacagtcattaaccTTAGGAAGTAACTAAACATCTAGGGAACCATTAAACCATTGTGTTGCACTCACACATCCATCTTTCAGCCAGGTCTGGAAGCCAATTTTGCCGGCCTCTGGCTTCCCGACTCCGGAGCCACACTGGCGGCTGATCCACTCCACCAGGATCTGCTCCAGCTCAGGGTCATACTTGCTGTCGATCTTATCCTGAACCTGCCGGCTCAGGCCGAAGGATGGACCTTTGTTAGCCATGCCGACTCCCTGAGAGAGTGTGAAAAAGAGGAAAGGTGGAGGGAGATCGAAGAGCAAGCCAGTGTGGAGAATgagatgaagggatgaagtaaagaagagccaaagaaaaaataaacattatctCTGGACATAGTATGAAATCTAAGTAAATGTGAGGATCAGCAGCTGGATTCATCTCCCATCTTGACAATTAACGGCATCATACAGACAGATTTGGTAAACTCACTGTTTTCATTTGCAATACAAACAATAGCCAGCGCTCACATTACATTGCAGTAACATTTGAAAGTAGCCTGTAAGCACACACATGCTTAAGGTGttcaacataataataataaccctaacccacacACAGATATCCTGTTATAatgtacatatactgtatatatagtataCACTAATACATGACATGCATGTCAAAAGCGTGTATTTAAGCGTAAATGCCCAGCACTTATATTAAACACCGTCCCCAGAACATTTGCATATACAGCGTATTGTCTCCTAATACATACCATTTAGCCCATCAGGACCTGTGTCTGAGGCAAAGTGGTGTACAATAGGAGCTCTATATAAGCCAGctgattttgttttgcatattctcttctttttgcattgacaaacacacactcacgcacacacactctctctctctttagcTCTCTCCTCGTCTCTGTCAACACATATATCATTGCAAGCACTTTTTTTCTCTTATGCTTCTGTAAGCCTTTGGCCAACAGCCAAGTGTAGCAAAACCCAATCAAAGTGCTGTCTGCACCATCCAACCTTTGTTGCCATCTTGATGTCAGGTCACTTCAACTTGTTCCTGAGGAGGTTAAAGTTCAAATGTTAAAGGTTAAACCCTTGAGCTGATAGACGCTCATTTTGGATAGATAGTAGTGTAGCCTTTCTGTGTATTGTTGAGTAGATCGAGAATTTTTCTGTTGGTGACAGGATTATTCTAATTGGCTATTCATTGAGAGacgttttaaaaatgtcaagcTGGGCCAAAACTGGACTGATTTCTTTTACTGATTTAAAGTCAGAACTGTATTATATTGTCAGtatataacaaaaaatgtgAATCATTGTTTCTGCTCCCATATTTTAcaagttaaaatgaaatatatttatcatGCTTTTTAAtgagcatgtactgtatgtcacacCTGTCAGGAGGATGAGTTATCTTGGTAAATAAGtgcttattaaaacatgtttgagcAAAGCAGGggatatatgtattttgtgtgcATTAAAAGTCTTAGATCTTTATACAGGCTGAAAAGAAACCTAAATATCACTGTAGCTAATACTCaaatcctttctttcttttacttaattataacttttctttcttcttttccattTGTTCTCTATTCCTCCCTAAAGTCCTCCCTTTCTTCCTATtgtccatttatttattatccaTTAATTTGTGTATTTTCCACTGATCTAAGGGATATGAatccaaaaaatatattatatatatgcaATTTATCAGCTGAATCAACATGTGAAGACAATGTGCACTTTACATTGATCTGGCAGAGGGAGCAACATAATCATTAACTAGGAGTTGGGTTTATATACGTATACCTTTTTCCAAAACTGCAAATAAATATACTGCATGACTGCATATGAGCGTTTTCATGCCAACGACATTAATGGATTCCTGCCCAGGGTGTCCGCTGAGCGCTTACCACCAACCCTGTTTTAATATTCCTCACATTCCCTGTGGTGTTTTTCCGGGCCGcaaaaaaccaaacacacatgctgGACAACACGCTCACTTACACTCAACCGCTCAGAGGTTCAGATCCTATATTTCATCTCCATCTGTCTGCCTTTAGCTTTtacttgtacacacacactcgtaccCCTGTTTTTTCCCCACTAACATGCGTCattatataatgtttttatgGTATGCCGTTgacttgcctttttttttttccattggcCTCTAGTTCCAAGCCTCATAAAGTTCTCTCTGAACCACAATTGTGAATAACACACACTACACTCTTTGTAGGGAAAAAAATAGAAGTTATGTTCACCGCATTGTGCACTCAATGCCTTCTTGTGTCTTGAgaagggaagggaagagaagagaagagaagagaagagaagagagagaagagaagagaagagaagagaagagaagagaagagaagagaagagaagagaagagaagattgACAGTATTCCCCCTGTAACttatgtcctgtgtgtgtgtgcgtgtgtgtgtgtgcatgtttgcattGCATGACAACCGTACAAACATCTCATAATATTTTAAGAGGTCAATTCCGTAAGGGCCTCTATTTCTGGTATTCATGTGTATCTAGGGACCTGTTGTTATCCTTGGGACTCGGCCTAGGACCAATAAGTCAGAATTATCTGCTAAACAAGCTTCTGTGCTGTCTGGCTGCTTTTCCTTGAGTATTTAACTCACTGTTCACGTGGCATTTGATATAACCGTACTTAAACTAAAACTTCATTTTTAAATAGCCTACAGCCTGATCTATCAACATTTTACATACACTTTATACAGCTGTTTCTACAATAGTTCCTGCTAGAAGTAATACAAATATGGCTGCTGATGCTTACACTTCTAAGAATCAAACTTTCCACTCATAAAACATTAGTGTACGACCATAAAACAAATGACCTAATGGGGTGTTGTAGTACTGTTTGCTGTTGAATTCATTGCTACTTCTGATGTGACATTCTGATTAAAAACTACTCAGAAgacacaaattacaaaaaatataacCATGAATATcaacattaaataaagaaaacatactataatacaaaaaggaacaaaagcATATAGAGTGAAAGACAGCTTAAAATGCCTCCCTTCAAAGTGCTTTATCCCACTAACATGACTTCATcaattccatccatccatctgtctcaGCTGTGTTTCCCTGCTCTGTTTCTCTATTACCATGGTAAATCTGTCCAATGCCAGAACAGGAAACCAGTGTGAGGGCTGTGGCGACTGCGGCCGCCGGAGAGGACATGGCGTCATGCAACCTCCCCCTCCTCTACAGTTAACTAGCTAACCACCATATGATGAATTGTTAGGGGTCAGAGTTTGTTATACAGCAGCTGAATTCTTGGCTTGATTAAAAACAGTGCTGCAGAGTTGATGTCTTTGCAGTCCTCCGGTTGGAGGATGCTCTTTCTGCTCGCTGATGTGCTGAACATCCTAGTCTTACATGGCTCTTAATGCTTTTCTCAGACCGGCCAAACTTTTATGAGCATTGAAAgccttttctgaaaatgttgacCCTTTATGGTTCTGATTATTCTGACAAACTGCATAGCTGCTGTGTGTCTGAGCTGATGTATTTCTTCTGACTTGGATGATAGTGCTGTTAAGCAGATGTGGTAAGTTCCTGGTTGTTTAAACCATTATGTTCTGCTTTGTTTATGTGCTGCCACAAAATTGGCAGAGGAGATAGTGTTATCTGCTGCTTGGAAGCTTAACTGCCCACTGGCGCTTCCCGCACGTTACTGCTAGCCTGGTTTTACTGGAATCACTGGCAGCCCTCCTTACCAGTACGTTTTCATCTATACAGTACATGCCCTCATGAACACGAAGTTTGGAGTTTAAATGTCCTGAGATGAGatattgtatttctgtgtgactgaatataaaatatgtgtatCTCCAGTCAGTATAGCTGCATCTCTGTGCTCAGTACTATGATTACCTTTCATGCCTTGTGAATTCCCAGGCCTCAAAAGCCTGTGCCTCTGTGTGCGGGAGTATCATTTGCTTGTGCAAATAAAAAGTATGTGCACTGACAGAGATATGCATCACTGTCTGGTACAcctctctgcttctcctctcctcactttACATGAGAAAGATATTAACCCTCAAAACATCTGAATCATATGAAGGATAAATGGTGAGTATAGTTGCAATGACACAATCCTCTGTCACAATCAGGGTTATGTTGAAATCCCAGTAAAAGCAGACAGATTGTATCCAGACTTTATGTCAAAATGGTAGTTTTTTAAAGAGGATTATTATAAACCAAACAAGAGAGCAATACTTGATTGATCgaacaactaaataaatacatttaacttgagaaaaacctaaaaaaaaaaaaaggttaaacagATGAATTTCAAAGTTATCTgtaaaaaacacagaacatgAAGGACACATGCATATTTTTGATAAGAAACTAGGTTGTCCTGACTGATTGATCAATAAAGTCATGGCCTCTTCCCATTTGCCATCTTTTCAAACTATCTGTCTCAAATCAGGAGCTTAAAGgaggaataaaagaaaagtatacTCACTGTGTGAAGGAATAGGTCAGTTGTCTGCTGGCTACTAGTGCAGCGTGTTGGGACGAGTGAGGATGCTTGACTGAGTGTTTGTATATGCTTTGCAGGGACCTCCCTCTCAAAAATTCCGGCTTAAAAGGAGCAGATGAGGAAAGATGACTTCACTAGTGTaccaagagagagaaagggagggaaggaggaggaggtagtgAACAAGGAGAAATGGGAGGGAGTgaggtaagaaaaaaaaaggaaacttaaTCCTTAAAAGGGCATGGCCTTTCAGCAGCTCCCTCTCCCTGTTTGTGCGTCTCTTCCCCTCACGTCTGGTTAAAAAGCCCAGCCTTATTTGGGTAGAGCTGTTCCATGTAGAACAGAGACAGCAGCCAGGCGGCGTTGGTTTGGTCAGCAGGAATTCTCCAAATACTTTCGCCACATCCCTCCACATTCAAAATGGCAGCAAGCCATTGATGTGGAGTATTGAGGCTGATGGGAAGGGGGAAAGGGAGGTGTAGAGACGGACAGAGAAGTAATAGGACTTAGTGTTTAGAGATGTTTTCCCACCAAGGGAAAATAATAAGAGAGGATATgggaaaaagaaggagaaaagtTGATGAAGActaagaagaggaaaggaagtgAGAAGGATAAGATGAAACAGGAGAGGAGTGAATTAACcaaggaaaggaagagagatAAAGatagaagaggagaggaaaggagacgaGAGTGATGGCTTTAGGAAAGAAAGACCTCAGTAGACAAAAGGGAGGTAAAGGGGAgaatgaagggagagaggagaggagagaaagaaggagcaCGTGAAAGAGGAGAGCCAGATGGGAGTGAGGAGGAAATACTCATCATAATTCAGACAGAGAACTCCTTGTAAGTCCTGGGTCCTCTTCAGTACCTccaccttgtgtgtgtgtgtgtgcgtgtgtgtgtgtgtgtgtgtgtgtgtgtgtgtgtgtgtgtgtgtgtgtgtgtgtgtgtgtgtgtgtgtgtgtgtgtgtgtgtgtgtgtgtgtgtgtgtgtgtgtataccacGCCACTACTCATGACATTTTTGTTCGATAACTTCTTGGCAGCATTGTTTGAATGTGAGAGGTGTTGATCACATGCTCATAAATGCAGTTGGCTTTACTCCTTAAGTGGAAAGTTAGACGCTGAATTGATTGCTCTCAGTGGGACAAAATCAACTGTTTTTGAAACCCTCACTCACtgggaaaaaatgtgtgtgacacaaacacaaatacatctgTTTTACTGGCCTTATACATCGTAATTCCTTTGAGATATCAAGAAAACAACATGGCTCCTATGGCTGAAGTCATCTTATTAAATCAtgctttattaaacaaaataacGAGGAGGAATACGATACACATTATATGTGTTCCAATTATGAAACCGATTTTCTATAGCTGTCAAACACAGGAAAGAATATTCTTCCTGGATTATGTTTATATTGGCGTAATGAAATGCTGACTTCATAAAATGTTCATTGACAATGTATCTGATTTCATTTGTGTTATGCCAAACTATTAAACCTTAAAGGTTGTGGTTAGGCCTCCATATTGCTTGGTCATGGTTAGGGAAAGATGTTTGTCTTGAAAGAAGATAACAGTGACTTGAAGTTACTTTGATCCTATAACTTTTCTTCTGGAGTGATATCAATactgtatttaacattttaaaaatactttaggATATGACCAAAGAATCACTTGAAATAGTCATTGATTATAAGTGTTTTTtcctggtgaaaaaaaaaatctgtgtgttGTTCATAACCAAACACCTTACAAAACATTCAACAGTTTGACTGAGCAACGTTTTATTCGAGACCATATTTTGAAATGGTTATGATTGATGTCAAAGACTTTTTTTTGCTGATCCAGTTAGTCGGACCATGGTCTGTGTTAGAGCTCAAACTGCCAATCTAAATAGAAAGTGAAACAGGAATAGTTAATCATGATTGGGACGACCCCTCCTTTTCCTTAGCAGCTGGTTATCTTAggataaagactggaaacaagaAAACTCAATCCACCACCTAAGCTCAGTCTCACCTGGCCATagctttttatttacataacGGACAGATGTGAGAAGTATCAATCCTCTTACTCTGAGCATGAGAACAGTAAGCATATTTATGATAATGTCAAACCTATTTCTTAAAGAAAACGACATGGACCCACAAGCCAGTGCTTGATACCTCAGAAGCTTCATACTGCAGTGACTGGTATGTCTAAACTCTCATCCtgtgtgaagagtgtgtgtgcctgtgtgtgtgcagcatgtgtgtgagctACATAATGTGTTTATCCAACTGAAGGAATTTACTTAGTCTGGTTGTGGTTCCATTAAAGGCGTTGGTTTACAGTGTTTCGCAATATTGTCATGTAGGCCAAACGCTAGTAGCAGAATCGTTATGGCTCAGTGTTATCATTCCCTCATTTTGTCAAAGTCTCAGACTGCTCCATATTTCCATTCAtggtctgtgtctctctctctctctctctctctctctctctctctctctggtagttcaattcaattcaaataagCTTCATTGGCATGGATGTTAAATAAGGTTTTGTGAAACTAAATTATTCAGCAATATGTGATTAAGCTTTGGCAATAATGTGACTCGAACCAATAAGCTAAACAGaacaaatttcaaaataaaacgacATCCCGTGTCaaataaactttattatttccaaatcaaaataaagtcacaCTTCCTCTGCACACAGACTTACATTGTAGTGTTGGTTATTGCCATGCATgctcatatatatttatttatccctTTTCATGCTATCATTAATCTTAAATGCCTACATACAAATGCACAAATCAACCAGTGTGTGAACGACTTTActgcaaatgttttcatttaaggTCCTGGAGTCTGAAAGTGTATTATTCATACATATCAATGTAAGGGTCGGCGTGGGGGTACAGCATGTAACCAGTAAAGATATTTTCTCCCAGCAATTTACAGAGCCTTCTCCCGGATATCAGTACAATGTACACCTGATcgcctctctgcagctccagcacCACGTTCTGAAAGTATACACAATAAACAGCATTAAGATTAACAAAGCCGGTACAAAATCTTGTCCAAATCACTGGTTAAAATGTTTCCCCAAAATctataatttaatgtattattgtgatatttatatttataagtaaatttactcaaatactgttaTTTACAAGATTACTATTTAAAGTAATTGTAATTAGTAGTGGTAGTTTTGAGGTACTAattatactccactacaattcagaggtaaaccTTGTATTTTAATccaataaaatgttgttgtccTTTACTTACTTTATACATTATGATAATaatctgaaatataatcaacagctaaataagactttagttacacctggattaAACTCACAATCTCCCCTGCTATAAAGTCATTAAAcatagctgcacctttaccagctttgatgacactttaatgcatcaattatTAATAGAACACCAATCTGCActttgagtacttttacttttgctactttaagtatatttagatgttaatactgttttacttttacttaagtaacattttgaatgcaggacttttattgtaacagagtattcctacactctggtacttctacgtTTACTTAAAtgcaagatctgagttcttcttccacctctgtgttTCACTCTTGTTGATTCTTTTTCACTTCTTACCT includes the following:
- the tagln gene encoding transgelin isoform X1, which translates into the protein MATKGVGMANKGPSFGLSRQVQDKIDSKYDPELEQILVEWISRQCGSGVGKPEAGKIGFQTWLKDGCVLSELINTLFSGEKPVKKIQSSPAAFKQMEQISQFLNAAEKYGVTKTDMFQTVDLWEGKDLAAVQRTLSALGSLAITKEEGTYKGEANWFFKKAQENKRDFSDDQMKAGKNVIGLQMGSNQGASQEGMSYGRPRQIM
- the tagln gene encoding transgelin isoform X2, translated to MANKGPSFGLSRQVQDKIDSKYDPELEQILVEWISRQCGSGVGKPEAGKIGFQTWLKDGCVLSELINTLFSGEKPVKKIQSSPAAFKQMEQISQFLNAAEKYGVTKTDMFQTVDLWEGKDLAAVQRTLSALGSLAITKEEGTYKGEANWFFKKAQENKRDFSDDQMKAGKNVIGLQMGSNQGASQEGMSYGRPRQIM